One segment of Magnetovibrio sp. DNA contains the following:
- a CDS encoding 2-hydroxy-3-oxopropionate reductase: MAKIGFIGLGIMGHPMAAHLQAGGNELFVQKRSKPTPADILDGGATVCDTIKEVAEKSDIIITMVPDTPDVEAVLFGEDGVAAGLSAGKMVIDMSSISPTATKTFAAKINDLGCQYLDAPVSGGQVGAQNATLTIMVGGPQEAFDTAKPLFDLMGQNITLVGTANGAGQTCKVANQIIVALNIEAVSEALLFASKAGADPAKVREALMGGFASSKILEVHGERMIKRTFDPGFRIELHQKDLNLALQSAREIGVSLPNTATAQELFNACKAAGGAGWDHSAMVKALERLADHEVA, translated from the coding sequence ATGGCAAAAATCGGTTTCATCGGTCTGGGCATCATGGGCCATCCCATGGCGGCGCACCTGCAAGCGGGCGGCAATGAGCTGTTCGTGCAAAAGCGTTCCAAGCCGACCCCGGCGGACATCCTCGACGGCGGCGCAACGGTTTGCGACACCATCAAGGAAGTCGCTGAAAAGTCCGACATCATCATCACCATGGTTCCCGACACCCCCGACGTCGAAGCCGTGCTGTTTGGCGAAGACGGCGTCGCCGCTGGTTTGTCGGCGGGCAAGATGGTCATCGACATGAGCTCGATTTCACCGACCGCGACCAAAACCTTTGCGGCAAAGATCAACGATTTGGGATGTCAGTACCTCGACGCGCCGGTGTCCGGCGGTCAGGTGGGTGCGCAGAACGCAACGTTGACGATCATGGTCGGCGGCCCGCAAGAGGCGTTCGATACCGCCAAGCCGCTGTTCGACCTGATGGGCCAGAACATCACCTTGGTCGGCACCGCCAACGGCGCGGGCCAGACCTGCAAGGTCGCCAACCAGATCATCGTCGCGTTGAACATCGAAGCGGTCAGCGAAGCGTTGTTGTTCGCCTCCAAGGCGGGCGCCGATCCGGCCAAGGTGCGTGAAGCGCTGATGGGCGGCTTTGCTTCTTCGAAAATTCTCGAAGTGCACGGCGAACGCATGATCAAACGCACCTTCGATCCGGGTTTCCGTATCGAGCTGCACCAAAAAGATCTCAACTTGGCCCTGCAATCGGCCCGTGAAATTGGTGTATCCTTGCCCAACACGGCAACCGCGCAAGAATTGTTCAATGCGTGTAAGGCCGCCGGTGGCGCTGGTTGGGATCACTCCGCGATGGTCAAGGCGTTGGAACGTCTGGCCGATCACGAAGTGGCTTGA